Below is a genomic region from Citrobacter europaeus.
AAAATCGGCTGACCATCTGCCCGGTAAATAAAGTAGGGTTGTTTCTTGTCGCCCACCTTTTTCCACTCAAACCATCCATCAGCAAAGCAAATTGCGCGGCCATGCTGCCAGAGTGGTTTAAACATTCTGCTGGTGGCCGCAGTTTCAGACCGTGCGTTAATGAGCGGCGATTTATCCCACCAACCGGGGGGGTATCCCCAGATAACTGGATCAAGATGCAACTGCTCATCACGTTCGCTCAGAAGCAGACTTTTGTTCCGGTCGCTACGTTGAATCTTCCGATGGATTCTGGACCGTATTGAATGTAGCGTTTTGATTTATCAGCGAACAGAACAAGATAATCTTCATGCCTCATTGACTGTCAAAAGCGTCCACACATAGAAACCTCCAGCCAACTGTCAGACTGAAAGTATAGGGCAGTAAGAAAAAGTGGTGCGCACCGTTAAAGATTTAAAAGGAGTTTGTAAGGTAAATCGGAATGATGATTTTGTGAATTGATGATTTCCAAAAGTGAAAAAGATACTTAATCATTGTGTGCTAGCGATCCGGGGGTAACATTTGACGGAGTTATTCCCCCGTAATTCCTCATTACTTCCCCGTACAGAAAACAGGCAAAAAAACCGGCCTTAACAGGCTGGTTCCTAGAGGATTTTTGGTTGGCACGAGAGGGTTTGAACCTCCGACTCCGCATTCTATGAAGATTAATATATATATTTCAATTGGTTATAATTTTTCAGGTGTGCTGCTATTGGCTAAAATCCGTCAATTACTATCCGGTAGAGTCAATGCGCAATTGCGCGTGAAAGGCTTCCCCAAAAGACAATAACCCGTGATACTTATGTTGAATGTGAGCAAGCTGGTAACGAATATTTAGCGGGGCTTCAACCTACACTGTAGAAAAGCTAACTACACCTTACATGAATTAAGTCATGATTGGGGCAGGTAAGAAACGTGGAGGCTATGAGATTACTCAGTAGTAACCGTAGGGAATCTACACCTTCCGGCCTCTCAGGAAAAAAACATTCACTACGCTAATTCTGATCGGTCCTCTCAACAAAAAATTTTTACAAATTAAAATAATTCATGAAAAAGATAATCCTTTTATTTCAATGAGTAGCCCTTTTTAGTTGCTAGACCTTCTATCAGGACACTATTCGGTCTGCAGTCGCGTATGGCATAATTAGTTTTTATTCTTTTAAATACAGGAACTAACAGAAATGGGTCTATTTAATAACAGTGAATATGATCGCTTGAAAGAAGATTTTAACATTCTGAAATTCACTCTCAACTTAGAAGAAATGAAAGCAGCTCACGCTATCAACTTCTCAGATATGAAATACAGCATTGGTAAGGCTTGCGGCCTGATCGACGCTGTAGGCACTCTGGTAGAGGATAAGTTAATCTCTACTGCTTCCAGCCTTTTTGATCTGGTAGAAAATGACATAGTAGAGGCTATCATTCAGGCCAACAAATCACACCGGGTGATCCTTGAATCTATGGAGGCTTTCAGCCCTTCTATCAGTGCGGCTTATATTCAGCACTTATCTAAGGATGATTTACCACTTCACACGCAAGTTAATAACACTAACGATCTGATTCGTCAGTGTATGAACATGGTTGATAGTTTCCGGAACATGTTTCGTTAAAAGCAACAAGTGTCCTATAAATAGAAATAACCATTTCCTGTATATCCCTTTTATTGACCATTACCATAGAAGGGATTATTTATGTCTATAAAAATGCTCACGTCCTATGAGTTACACGGGGTTAAGGGATCTTATGATGGTTCCTACTCAGCCCAAACAACCACACCGGTTAAACCAGTTAGTAACGAGATTTTGACGGGTGTTGGTTTAATCAGAAACACATCAACCGGTACGTGCTAACCCACGAAATGCAGGGCCGCAGGTACGCTAATTCCTGAAAAGGGAAAGGCACAATCAACGGTGCGGAAATTGCAGAGAAACAAAGAGTTTTTTCTTTACGGAGTATTGCCGGGAATGTGTAGCCTCTGAAAAAAAGAGAGTGCTGGAGAAGCAAACCATGTTTGCCTCTTCTATGGTGTACGTTCTTGACCTTTAGGCACGTAGCGCAGCATGGATAGCATAGGCGATTTATCGCCGTTCTAGACTTTAGCTTTGCGCGTCATGGTGGCGTCAGGGATTAAGAAATATTTGTAGCTAATATCACATAATGCGAATTGACAATATGAGGAATAACCAAAGCGGGTAAGCATGGGAGCGAACATTGTGACTTCACAAATTACTTTGGTAGAAAAGGGGTCAACCATCATGGCTAACCCCCTGATCTATAGCGTTAGTCCGTCGGCATGAGAGAATTCGAACCTCCGACCCTCGCCACCCCATGACGGGGAAAAGCATGTACGGTACAAAATCCTGATTGATGGCTGAAGTATACTTTGCACACCACAAAAAAGGAGTCTGTATGAGGCCTAAAACTGCGGCTGGCTATGCAAAAATTGCTAGGGAATCAGTTGAACGTAACTCTATTAGAGAAGAGTTTCGTGATTTTTTGAAAGTAAGAGGGCTTGAGAGAAACGAACAAAACGCCCATATGTTTGCGTTTGGGAAAACTTATAATTCTAACGATAGGGTTAAGCTTGTGCAGATTCTAATGTCAGGAATCTGGCTTGGTTGACTCTTTTATGTGAAGTGCCTAATAGATACTGGCAGCTGTTTTCCTCTCTTAAACGGTTATCAAAATCAAAAAACAAGTACTGATAATCAATGGGTTAGATGAATGTCAAAAGTGAGTCTTTTTATAGGGGCTTCTTAGGTTGTTAATGTTCATCAGATGGATATATTTGAACCATCTAACTACTGCTGCGTCATATTGGCTGAATTAACTGTGAGCCTTGATTTTTCACATTCCCAACGGCACGTGTCACGGCGTGCCATATAAATTTATCAGCCGGCATGGAACCGTCGGTCGCAATTTCCGCAGCTTCTTTCCCTCCAATCTCCTGCCTCATCCATTTGCGAGCGGCTTCTGGTGACAGTACCAGTGGCCGCCTGTCGTGAATATCTACCAGTCCTTTGTCGGCAGCAGTCGTCACTATCAGGAATCCTTCAGCTTCATTTCCACGTTCAAATGGTGTGCTGCCGATCGCCGCCATGAATATCGGCTGGCCATCGGATCGATGAATGAAGTAGGGCTGCTTTTTGTCACCTTCCTTTTTCCATTCGTACCAGCCATCAGCAAAGCAAATTGCGCGACCATGTTGCCAGAGTGGTTTAAACATTCTGCTGGCAGCCGCAGTTTCAGAGCGTGCATTAATTAGCGGTGATTTATCCCACCACCCGGGGGCGTATCCCCAGATAACTGGATCAAGATGAAGTTTCTCGTCACGTTCGCTCAGCAGCAGAACTTTGGTGCCTGGCGCCACGTTGAATCGTCCGATCGGTTCCGGGTCATATGGGATATCACGTTCAGCTTCTTCAGCGAGCAGGGCGAGATAGTCCTCGCGTGTCATTGACTGTGAAAAGCGTCCACACATAGAAACCTCCAGCCAACTGTCAGACTGAAAGTATAGGATATTGAGTAGAACGATAGGATTTGAACCTCCACACCACTAATATTCCATTATAGCTTTTAGCTTCTCGAGGTTGCTAAATGGCCGATAGACCACAACCCATTTTTACTTTTTTGGGGGCAAATTTGGGGGCAAAAATCAGTTTGGGGCATGATTTGGGGCGATAAAATGACTCATATTGCCCGCAATTGTCCAAGACGGTTTTTTATTAACTGGTTGATTTTATGGTAATTAACTGTGTTTGCTGAATTTACAAAATCAATTTTATAGTCTAACGCTGATTATGTGGCTGTGGGGATAAACATTTAATAAACCGCGGGAAGGGATAATGTTCCGGGCGATAAAAAGCCGGAGGCGCTGACGCTTTTCCGGCTTGCATACGACATAAACTGATGGCCGGAACAGGCGCAATTGCCCTCCGGCGTATTACAGATTACTTAAGTTCATCAACCATTGTGACGGCGCGACCAATGTAATTGGCTGGCGTCATTGCTTTCAGGCGCGTTTTCTCGTCTTCCGGCAAAGCCAGACCGTCGATAAACTGCTTCATACCTTCGGCGTCAACGCGTTTGCCGCGGGTCAGTTCTTTCAGTTTCTCGTATGGTTTTTCAATACCATAGCGACGCATCACGGTCTGGATTGGCTCAGCCAGAACTTCCCAGTTATGGTCCAGTTCATCCAGCAGATGATCGCGGTTCACTTCCAGTTTGCTCACACCCTTCAGCGTGGACTGATAGGCGATCAGCGCATAGCCAATACCGACGCCCAGGTTGCGCAAAACGGTAGAGTCCGTCAGGTCACGCTGCCAGCGGGAAACCGGCAGTTTGCTCGCCAGATGCTGCAGTACCGCGTTAGACAGCCCCAGATTTCCTTCGGAGTTTTCGAAATCGATTGGGTTCACCTTGTGCGGCATAGTGGAGGAACCAATTTCACCCGCGATGGTTTTCTGTTTGAAATGGTTCAGCGCCACGTAACCCCAGACATCGCGGTCGAAGTCGATCAGGATAGTGTTGAAACGGGCGATGCAATCAAACAGCTCGGCAATGTAGTCGTGCGGCTCGATCTGAGTCGTGTATGGGTTCCACTGGATACCCAGCGAGGTGACAAACTCCTCGCTGAACTGATGCCAGTCTACTTCCGGGTAAGCGGCAATGTGGGCGTTATAGTTACCCACGGCACCGTTGATTTTACCAAGAATTTCAACCTGGTTGAGCTGGCGATACTGGCGCTCCATACGGTAAGCCACGTTAGCCATTTCTTTGCCCAGCGTTGACGGGGTGGCTGGCTGACCATGGGTACGGGAGAGCAGGGGAATATCGCGATATTGTACGGACAGATCTTTCACCGCGTCGATAAGCTTACGCCAGTACGGCAGAACCACTTCGTCACGGGCAGTTTTCAGCATCAGCGCGTGAGACAGGTTGTTGATGTCTTCTGAGGTACACGCGAAGTGGATGAACTCGGAAACGGCGTGCAGTTCCGGGATATCCGCCACTTTCTCTTTCAGGAAATACTCAACTGCCTTCACGTCATGGTTAGTCGTACGCTCAATGGTTTTGATGCGCGCTGCATCTTCTTCATTGAAGTTAGCGACGATCGCATCAAGGAAACCGATTGCGTCGGCAGCAAAAGCAGGAACTTCCTTGATCGCTGCGTGCGCGGCCAGTTTTTGCAGCCAGCGTACTTCAACCTGTACACGGAATTTCAGCAAACCGTATTCGCTGAAAATCCCGCGCAGCGCGCTGACTTTATCGCCGTAGCGTCCATCGACAGGGGAAACGGCGGTCAGTGAGGATAATTCCATAGATCACAACTCCGGGGTTAAATGAGCAAGAATTTGTTTTGCCTGAGTCGTCAGGCGATTACGAGAAAACATGAGTTGCAGACGGCCTCCACCAACCTGATGCCAGAGCACGGCAGCACGGATACCAGCCAGCAGCGAAGCGCGTACTTTAGCCTGAACCTGTGGGCTCTGAAGGATGGCCGGGGAGCCCGTAACCTGAATACGCGGGCCGAGTGGGCTGATGACGTCAACATAAATGCCTGCCATCGCACTCATCAACGTTTCAGACTGCAAGTCAAAATGGTCCAGCTGGCGCTGCAAACCGTTGATACGGTCTCCCAGCGTGTCCATAGCGCCTTTAGCGGCTGACAGCTTACGCTCCAGCACCATCAGGCTTAACGTGTAGCGGGTGAGTTCCGCGTTCAGCCCCTGACGACTACTGGCATTGAGCACGCCGAGCATCGTTTCCAGACCTAAACGCAGGTTGGCCTCGCTACCGCCAAACACGCCCAGCGTAGAGCTGGGATTCATGTCGATGACACTGTTCAGTGAAACGTGTAATGCATCGGCATCACAATGCCCCTGGTGCGCCAGTTCTTGTACCAGGCGTGCCGACTGGCAAATACCTGCCAGGGCGAGGGTGATGTCATAATAATTCTTTGCCACGTTCACTGCTTCCTTGTATCAGATGTGTAAGTAATTATACCGGCAGAGGCAATCGTTGTTCGATAATGCCGCCGCCGAGGCACACTTCACCATTGTAAAAGACAGCCGACTGACCCGGCGTTACCGCCGCGACTGGCTCGTCGAAAATGACTTCAATACGCTCAGCATCCAGCGCTTTAACGGTGCACGGAATATCGGTCTGACGATAGCGGGTTTTCACCGTGCAGCGCATTGTGCCGGTGAACGGTTCGCGATCAACCCAATGCAGCTGTTGTGCCACCAGGCCGACGGACATCAGGCGCGGGTGTTCATGACCCTGAGCAACCACCAGAATGTTGTTCTCAACGTCTTTATCCACCACATACCACGGATCTTCCGTACCTTCTTTCGTCCCACCAATGCCCAGCCCTTTACGCTGACCCAGAGTGTGGTACATCAACCCCTGATGCTGGCCAATTTCTTCGCCATCAACGGTGATAATTTTGCCTGGCTGAGCCGGCAGGTAACGGCCGAGAAACTCGCGGAACTTACGTTCGCCGATGAAGCAGATACCGGTGGAGTCTTTTTTCTTGGCCGTAATCAGACCGAGGTCTTCGGCAATTTTACGCACCTGTGGTTTTTCCAGTTCACCTACCGGGAACAGGCTTTGCGCGATTTGCTCATGGCCGAGCGTGTAGAGGAAATAGCTCTGGTCCTTGTTGCCATCCAGCCCACGCAGCAGGCGGCTTTTGCCGTCGACGTCGGCGCGGCGCACGTAGTGACCGGTGGCGATGTAATCGGCACCTAAATCTTCGGCGGCAAACTCGAGGAAGGCTTTAAACTTGATTTCTTTATTGCACAGAATATCCGGGTTCGGCGTACGGCCCGCTTTGTACTCTTCAAGGAACAGTTCAAAGACGTTGTCCCAGTATTCTGCGGCAAAGTTGACGGTATGCAGTTCAATGCCGAGTTTGTCACAGACCGCCTGCGCATCCGCAAGATCGGCAGCCGCTGTGCAATATTCCTCGCCATCGTCCTCTTCCCAGTTCTTCATGAACAGGCCTTCTACCTGATAACCCTGTTGTTGCAACAGCCAGGCAGAAACGGAGGAATCGACACCGCCGGACATGCCGACGATCACTTTTTTTGGGCTTTCAGACATAGGAATACTCACGACATTGAACTTCAAGGCGGCATATTCTAGCACGCAGCCCTTTACTTGACACCCTCTGTAAACGGCCAGTTAAATTCGCCAATCATCGCCAGTGGATAGCGCTGTCCGCTCTGATAACAGAGAATGCTCTCGGCAACCAGCGGCGAGCGCAGGTTTGGTGCTGAAAGAATCTCTTCCGCGCTGACCCAGCGACAGCAATCTATATCGCTGTCATGAGGTTCAGTAGCGCACATATTGGCAAGCTCGATAGAAAACAGAAAACGTAAAAAGGGCGTTTTGTCTGGCGCAATCCATTGATGCATTCGAATGAAATGTTGTGGCTGTGCTTTGATACCTGTCTCTTCCCACAGCTCGCGAGCGGCGGCTTGCACTAAAGTTTCATCCGCTTCCAGGTGCCCGGCAGGTTGATTCCACAGGGCTTTGCCATTGATTGTTTCCTCAACGACTAAAAATTTGTCTTCTGCATGCACAATGCAGGCGACCGTAACGTGTGGTTTGAACATACCTGTTCCTTATTCAGTTAGTTGCATCCCGCCACTCGCCATTGGCGAGATTGTCCAGCGTGTAATCTCCCATGGCATAGCGGATAAGGCGCAGCGTAGGAAATCCAACATGTGCTGTCATACGACGTACCTGGCGATTGCGGCCTTCATATAAAGTCACTTTCAGCCAACGGGTGGGGATATTTTTCCTCTCCCGAATAGGCGGGTTTCTCGGCCATAGCCATGTGGGTTCTTCTACCATCTCAATGCCAGCAGGCAGCGTGGGGCCATCATTGAGCGTAACGCCAGTGCGCAGGGCTTCCAGCGCTTCGGGCGTAGGTTCTCCCTCAACCTGAACGTAATAAATCTTCCCCGTGCGCTTGCCGGGTTGCGTTAACCGCGCCTGCAGCGCGCCGTCATTGGTCAGCACCAAAAGACCTTCACTGTCTCGATCGAGTCGGCCAGCGGCATAGATTCCTGGTACGGGAATAAAATCTTTTAACGTGCTTCTGCCTGCCTCGTCAGTAAATTGTGGCAAAACATCGTAGGGTTTATTGAACAAAACCACGCGTTTTGGCTGGTTTTCTTTACGCTGCTTAGTGACTTGTCGTGAGCTGAATCGCTCAACCCGGTGATTTCTAAAAGAAGTTTTTTGCATGGTATTTTCAGATTATATCAATTGCCGCATTATAGCCTAAGAACGAGTGTCTTTCATGGCGGCGAACAATAGGGTAGTATTGACACGCTCATTACAAATCATTAACAAAAAGTTGCTCTAACGCATCCGTGTAGCAGGACGCAAACGCACATGCAGCGTGATGACAGACGAGCAGAACCAGAAGCGCTCGAAGGAGAGGTGAATGGAAAGCAAAGTAGTTGTTCCGGCGGAAGGTAAGAAGATCACCCTGCAAAACGGCAAACTCAACGTTCCTGAAAATCCGATTATCCCGTTCATTGAAGGCGACGGTATCGGCGTTGATGTAACCCCACCGATGATCAAAGTTGTCGATGCTGCTGTCGAGAAAGCCTATAAAGGCGAGCGTAAAATCTCCTGGATGGAAATCTACACCGGCGAGAAATCCACTCAGGTTTATGGCCAGGACGTCTGGCTGCCTGCTGAAACCCTTGATCTGATTCGTGAATATCGTGTTGCCATCAAAGGCCCTCTGACCACACCAGTTGGCGGCGGTATTCGCTCTCTGAACGTTGCCCTGCGTCAGGAACTTGACCTGTATGTCTGCCTGCGCCCGGTGCGTTATTACCAGGGTACGCCTAGCCCGGTTAAACACCCTGAACTGACCGACATGGTCATCTTCCGTGAAAACTCCGAAGATATCTACGCGGGTATCGAGTGGAAAGCGGACTCTGCCGATGCCGAGAAAGTGATTAAATTCCTGCGCGAAGAGATGGGCGTGAAGAAAATCCGCTTCCCGGAACATTGCGGTATCGGTATTAAACCGTGTTCTGAAGAAGGGACTAAACGTCTGGTTCGTGCAGCGATCGAATACGCCATCGCTAACGATCGTGATTCTGTTACCCTGGTACACAAAGGTAACATTATGAAGTTCACCGAAGGCGCGTTCAAAGACTGGGGTTACCAGTTAGCGCGTGAAGAATTCGGTGGTGAACTGATCGACGGCGGTCCATGGGTGAAAATCAAGAACCCGAAAACCGGTAAAGAGATCGTGGTGAAGGACGTTATCGCAGATGCGTTCCTGCAACAGATCCTGCTGCGTCCGGCTGAATATGACGTGATTGCTTGTATGAACCTGAACGGCGACTACATCTCCGATGCGCTGGCCGCACAGGTTGGTGGTATTGGTATCGCACCGGGTGCGAACATCGGTGACGAATGTGCGCTGTTCGAAGCAACCCACGGTACTGCACCGAAGTATGCAGGTCAGGATAAAGTGAACCCAGGTTCCATCATTCTGTCCGCTGAAATGATGCTGCGCCACATGGGTTGGGTTGAAGCGGCTGACCTGATCGTTAAAGGTATGGAAGGCGCAATCAACGCCAAGACCGTAACCTATGACTTCGAACGTCTGATGGACGGCGCTAAGCTGCTGAAATGTTCAGAGTTTGGTGACGCGATCATCGAAAACATGTAATCCAGATCCTGGGTTGTATGAGAACGGGAACCGAGTGGTTCCCGTTTTTTTCATGCCTTAACTCGCGGTTGCGTAATACGTAAGCCGCTCACGATTGCTGCCAGCGAGGCCAGAATGCCAGCGGTTATCAGCGAGACGTGCGTGCCACTGTCGCCAAACTGGTTTAGCATCAGCGCGACCAGTGCGGCTCCGGTACTCTGACCCAGCAAGCGCGCCGTCCCCAGCATACCGCTCGCACCACCGCTGCGTTCACGCGGCGCGGAGGTGATAATGGTGTGGTTATTCGGTGACTGAAACAAGCCAAAACCCGCGCCGCACAGTATCATCGGCCAGATGATATTAACATCCGAGGGAGAAGCGGGCAGCAGCACCAGCGAAAACAGCCCGCTTGCCATTACCACCATGCCCAACGCGCCCAACAGTCCGGCGTGAACGCGTTCAATCAGATATCCCGCCAGCGGAGCCATCACCATGGTTGCCAGTGGCCATGGCGTCAGTAGCAGCCCCGTTTCAACCTCGCTGCGGCCAAGTACCGTTTGCATAAAGAAGGGCAGGGAAACCAATGCCAGCATTTGTGCGCTGAAGGAACATATCGAGGTACAGATCGAGAGTGAAAACAGTGGAATGCGTAGCAGGTCGACCGGCAATAACGGAACCGGCAGCGCAAGCTGACGGCGGATGAAGAAATAACCCACCACGATAAGCGCCACAAGCTCGGCGCCAATCAGTTTTAGCGACTGCCCTTGTGCAAACCCGCTGAGCGCGGTAATTAGTAAGCCAAACGTTAAGGCATTCATGACCGCACTTGGCAGATCAAAGCGTGGTTTATTACCGCGGGACGCATTGGCTGGCAAAAAACGCATAGCCAGAAGCAGGGCTATTATTCCCAGCGGGACGTTGATCAGAAACAGCCATTTCCACGAGCCAACAGAGAGAATTGCTGCGGCAATGGTCGGACCCGCTGCCGAAGAGACCGCGACAATAAAGGAGTTGATCCCCATACCTCGCCCAAGCTGACGCTGAGGATAAATGAGTCGGATCAATGCCGTATTGACGCTCATCAGCGCCGCGCCGCCAAAACCCTGAGCGACGCGCGCCAGTGTCAGCATGTGCAGCGAATCTGACAAAGCACAGAATAGCGATGCCAGCAGGAACACGATCAGGCCGCACTTATAAATGCGCCGGTAACCGAACATATCACCTAAAAAAGAGAACGACAGGAGCGAAACCACGATCGCGATTTGATAGGCGTTCACGATCCAGATTGAGCTGGCTGGTGAGGCCTGAAGATCGGCTGCGATAGTTGGCAGGGCTACGTTCGCGATTGCGCCGTCGAGCACTGCCATAGAGATGCCAATAACAATGGTTAAAATTGCTCCATATCGCTGGGGCAATGGCAGACCATCGGTCTGAGTTTTTTCCATAGGAAGTCAATATTGTCGGAATTTATGATGAGAATAATAATTTTAGCATTGATATTCAGGCGTTAGGTCGCAGATTTGTAACTAAGTAAGCAAAGAGCGATTGCGAGGGGGGATACGTGAAATTATAATAAAAACCGGTTCTGATTTTTATAAAACACTCGAAAGGGGTGATAAATGGCAATCGCAGATCTGGATAAGCAACCCGATTCTGTATCTTCCGTGCTGAAAGTTTTTGGCATTCTGCAGGCGCTGGGTGAAGAGCGCGAAATTGGTATTACCGAATTGTCGCAACGCGTCATGATGTCGAAAAGCACCGTTTATCGCTTTTTGCAGACCATGAAAACGCTGGGTTATGTGGCACAAGAAGGTGAGTCTGAGAAATACTCGCTGACCCTGAAATTATTCGAGTTGGGCGCGCGCGCGTTGCAAAACGTCGATCTTATCCGTAGTGCTGATATCCAGATGCGCGAACTTTCGCGTCTGACTAAAGAAACAGTACACCTCGGTGCGCTGGATGAAGACAGCATTGTCTACATCCACAAAATCGACTCCATGTACAATCTGCGCATGTATTCCCGCGTTGGTCGTCGTAATCCGCTGTACAGTACGGCTATCGGTAAAGTTCTGCTGGCATGGCGTGACCGCGATGAAGTGAAGCAGATTCTGGATGGCATTGAGTACAAACGTAGTACCGATCGTACTATTACGAATACTGATGAATTGCTGGTATTGCTGGATAAAGTGCGTGAGCAGGGCTACGGCGAAGATAACGAAGAACAGGAAGAAGGCCTGCGCTGCATCGGCGTACCGGTGTTTGACCGTTTCGGCGTGGTGATTGCGGGTCTGAGTATTTCATTCCCAACGCTGCGTTTCTCAGAAGAGCGTTTACACGAGTATGTGGCGATGCTGCATACGGCGGCGCGTAAGATTTCAGAACAAATGGGCTATAACGACTATCCGTTCTAATCTGACGTAATCGCGAATGCTAAAAACCCCAGGTATTTTGTACCCGGGGTTTTTTGTGAACAGTCATAACGTTACCAGGCGTAAATAACGTATCGAATGTATTGCTGCGATATTAACCGTTATCGATTATGACCGTGCTTTTCCTGAGCAGGGGACAATCCGACAGGCCAATGATACCACTATTGGTGTGGACGTATTGTGCGGTGCTGGTTCCGCGGGCGGTCAGATATTGGCATTGCAGGCCCAGACCGGCAGCATTCTCTTTACTTCCAATTAAAATTCCATAGCCGCTCAGTAATAAACCGATCCAAACCAGAGCTAACAACACAATAGCGCGGATAATCAGACGCATTACAACCTCTTATCTTTTCTCGTTATTCTTAGATTAGCCTGTACACGGGATGAAACAAGTCAATCATTCCTAAAAAGATTGAATGCCGATACAGTTAACGCTGGGTTTAGGTAACGCATGATAATTTATAGACATAAGATGTAGGGTTGAAGAGTGGAGCTGGAGTGAAAAAAATTCGCTGGGTAGTGCTGATTGTTGTTGTGCTGGTATGCATACTGATGTGGGCGCAGGTGTTCAACATCATGTGCGATCAGGACGTACAATTTTTCAGTGGTATTTGTGCCATCAATAAATTTATTCCCTGGTAAGCGCATTTTCGCAACAGTTGATTACCTTCTTGTGCGGCAGTGGTAAACTACACTGTCTACATTGAGGTGGTGAAATGAACGAAGTTTTGAATTCTGGCGCGTTAAGTTTTGCGTCTTTAGCGGTATCGGTGGTGGTTCTGATTGTCGGGCTTGTTCTTTGGTTTTTCATCAATCGGGCAAGTTCGCGTACTAACGAGCAGATTGAGCTGCTTGAGGCATTGTTAGATCAGCAAAAAAGACAGAATGCTTTACTCCGTCGCCTTTGTGAAGCTAATGAACCTGAGAAAGCTGCAGAGCCTACCGCAGAGCCCGCCAGGGATGAAGACGATGACATCATCCGCCTGGTAGCTGAGCGGTAAAAAAGTCTGGCAGGATGAGGTACTGCTGATGTTGTTCTCAGTTGCTTCATCCTGTCATCAGTGCGTCAGACTAT
It encodes:
- the kdgR gene encoding DNA-binding transcriptional regulator KdgR, which translates into the protein MAIADLDKQPDSVSSVLKVFGILQALGEEREIGITELSQRVMMSKSTVYRFLQTMKTLGYVAQEGESEKYSLTLKLFELGARALQNVDLIRSADIQMRELSRLTKETVHLGALDEDSIVYIHKIDSMYNLRMYSRVGRRNPLYSTAIGKVLLAWRDRDEVKQILDGIEYKRSTDRTITNTDELLVLLDKVREQGYGEDNEEQEEGLRCIGVPVFDRFGVVIAGLSISFPTLRFSEERLHEYVAMLHTAARKISEQMGYNDYPF
- a CDS encoding YebO family protein, producing MNEVLNSGALSFASLAVSVVVLIVGLVLWFFINRASSRTNEQIELLEALLDQQKRQNALLRRLCEANEPEKAAEPTAEPARDEDDDIIRLVAER
- a CDS encoding MFS transporter; amino-acid sequence: MEKTQTDGLPLPQRYGAILTIVIGISMAVLDGAIANVALPTIAADLQASPASSIWIVNAYQIAIVVSLLSFSFLGDMFGYRRIYKCGLIVFLLASLFCALSDSLHMLTLARVAQGFGGAALMSVNTALIRLIYPQRQLGRGMGINSFIVAVSSAAGPTIAAAILSVGSWKWLFLINVPLGIIALLLAMRFLPANASRGNKPRFDLPSAVMNALTFGLLITALSGFAQGQSLKLIGAELVALIVVGYFFIRRQLALPVPLLPVDLLRIPLFSLSICTSICSFSAQMLALVSLPFFMQTVLGRSEVETGLLLTPWPLATMVMAPLAGYLIERVHAGLLGALGMVVMASGLFSLVLLPASPSDVNIIWPMILCGAGFGLFQSPNNHTIITSAPRERSGGASGMLGTARLLGQSTGAALVALMLNQFGDSGTHVSLITAGILASLAAIVSGLRITQPRVKA
- the mgrB gene encoding PhoP/PhoQ regulator MgrB, whose amino-acid sequence is MKKIRWVVLIVVVLVCILMWAQVFNIMCDQDVQFFSGICAINKFIPW